Part of the Desulfovibrio desulfuricans genome, CGTGGAAATGGGAACAAAAAGGCAGCCGCTGGCATTGCGGTACTGGTCAAGATCAGCAATGGCGGGAAATTCCCGGCGCAGGTGCTCGCCTTCAAAGCAGGCCACTTCGGTCTGGCTCCAGAACTGGCGCAGGCCCTGCTGGGGCGTCAGGTCTTGCTCTGAAACGGCAGAGCGGTCAGCGTGCGCGTCAAGCATGTAGAGCCGCGCCTTTTCCTGCATGGGCGCGGCAATAACGATGTGTATGCGCTGAAAGGCCATGAGGGGGTCACAGCAGTTTTTCAGCATGCGCAAAAGGCTGGGAATGTCTTTTTGCAGTGGCAGCACCCGGCTGGCTGCGAGCAGGGCTTCCTGCCAGACAATAGCTGTACTTTTTACCATCTCGGAGGCGCTGGCTGTAAAAAACCCGGCTGGCGGCGTGCGTCCGGGGGGGATTCTGGACGGGATATCCACAACATTTCTCCATGCACCATAGGGCAGGATTATAGGACTGTCTACCGAGCTTGCCCGAGGGGATCAGGCAAGAATGACGTCTACCTCCATGCCTTTGCGCAAAGGAGCGCTGCCAGCGGGAATATCCACAAAACAGTTGCAGTCGTCGCACAGGGCTGGCTGCCCCATGCGTTGCGCATCGCGCGCAAAATACACATCCCTGCCTTCAAGCCGCGCCAGCACAATGCGGCGTTCGTCCTTGCGGCAGGAGCCAAAATCATTGCGGGCCACGGCCTTTTGCCGCAGGGGCGCAAAGCGCGTTGCGCCACCCATTTTCTTCAGCACTGGAACCGCCAGCAGGCCAAAGGTTGCGGCAGCAGCCACAGGATTGCCCGAAAGGCCCAGCAGCAGGGTTTGCGGCAGTGCTGCAGCCAAGGTCATGGAGCCGGGCTTGAGGCGCAGGCTCTGAAAAAGCATGCTGCCGCCCTGTTCCGCCACAATCTCTGAGGCAATGCCGGGCACAAGATCTTTGGGGCCAACAGAAGCCCCGCCCGTGGTGATGACAAGATCGCTCTCGGCCAGCATTTCGGCCAGAAGCTCCTGCAATGCCTGCCGGTTGTCGCCTCTGGTCATCATGCGGAGTATGCGCGTGCCCATTTTGCGCAGGCGCACGCCCAGCAGGGTGCTGCTGATGTTGTAAACGCCGCCCTGCGGCAGCGGAGCGCCGGGCAGCACAAGCTCGCTGCCTGTTGCCAGCAGGCTGACCCTTGGGCGGCGGAATACGCGCACATGGGTATGGCCCTGACCAGCCAGGAGGCTGAGGGTGCCGCTGTGCAGCACATCGCCGCTCTCGGCAAGAGTGCTGCCGCGTTCCATGTCCTGCCCGCACATGCGGCAGTTGCGCATGGCCGCAAGACTGCGCGAAATCACCACGGTCTGGCCATCCGCCAACGTGTCCTCCTGCCACACCACGCAGTCCGCTCCCGGAGGAAGGACTGCGCCTGTGGTCACGCGTGCCGCCTGACCGGGTTCAAGGGGCTGGCCTGGTGCATCACCGGCATAGAGGTGCTGCGTTACCAGCAGCATGGCGGGACGTTCCGCCGTGGCGCTGGCAATGTCGGAGCTGCGCAGGGCATATCCATCCACCTGAACCCGGTTGTAGGGCGGCTGAGGCAACTCGGCGCGCATATGGGCAAAACATATGCGGCCATCGGCGTCAAAAAGCGGCACTTCCTCCGATTCTGCAACTGTGGGCGTGCGCTGCAAAAGAAACTCCAGGGCTTCCTCCAGCGGCAGGCTTTCACGCTCCGGCAGGGCAGAAACATGGGGCTGTGCGTCAGCCGCAAAGGAGTGCAGGGCGCGATTCATCTCAGCATATCCTTTGCGGACAGGTGTAAATATTGATGTTGTCGCGGCGTACAAAGCCCAGCAGGGTGATGCCGTGAGCCTCGGCCATTTCTACGGAGGTGAGCGAGGGGGCTCCCGGTGCGATAAGCAGCCTTACACCGCAGGCCACAACTTTTGAGAGCATGTCAGAGGCGAGCCGCCCGCTGAAAATGAGGATTTTTCCATCCGGACTCAGCCCTTGCAGCAGCATGGCCCCAATGACCTTGTCCAGCGCGTTGTGGCGCGCGATATCCTCGCAGAAAAGCAGCAGGCCATTCGGGGTAGCCAGGGCGCAACTGTGGGCCGCGCCCGTGGCGCGGAAGAGGTCGCAGCGCTCGTTGAAGGCCAGTTGCAGCGCATGCACCTGCGCTGCGGCAAGGCGCACATCGCTGGGCGCGCTCACTGCTGGCGCAGGCGATTCCGCCACGGAGGCCTCTATGACGCGGTTTTGCTCATCAATGGAAAGCGCCCGCAGCGCGGAGATTTCATGCAAAAGCCCCAGGGTGCGGAGCCGCCCCACGGCAAGCGCGCGCAGCAGGCTGGGCATGCAGTGCAGCTCGGCCACGCAAGTGCCGTTGCAGACGAGTTCGTAGCGTTCTTCACGCAGGAGTATGTCCATGACCTCGCGGCGGCCCTGAGGCCCGACGCGGGTAATGGTGCGTTCAATACTTATGGAAGCATCCGGCGGCTGTTTCATGATTGTGGTTCCCCGCGCGGCTGCACCATGGGAGTGACCGCGCGGGGAGTTGTTGAGGGTTATCGGAGTCAGGCAGGGATTTTCTGCGCGGAGCCGTTGGCCTTTTCCTTGCGCAGGCGTTGCTTCAATTCGCTGTACACCTGCACCACATGGCTTTCAGCCCATGTCTGATCTTCTATTTTTTCAACACGGACAGGCACATACTTGTATTCCGGCGTTTTGGTGATGGGGCTCAAGACCTCGCCCACCAATTCGTTGCATGCGCCAATCCACCACTGGTAGGTCATGTACACCGCGCCCTGGTTGGTACGCGGGCTGGTCTGCGCCCTGGTGATGACCTTGGAGTGGTGCGACTGCACCCACACAAGCTCATGGTCGCGGATGCCGAGGGCTTCCGCATCCTTGTCGTTCATCTGCACAAAGCCGGGTTCGTCCGCCAGTGCCGCCAGCGCCTTGCAGTTGCCTGTCATGGAGCGGCAGGAGTAGTGGCCCACTTCGCGCACGGTAGAAAGCACCAGCGGGAACTCGGAGCTGATTTTTTCCACAGGCGGGACCCATTCCACCGTAAAAAGGTGGCCCAGGCCGTCCGGGGTTTCAAACTTGATGCTGCCGTCAGGCTGTGCGTAAAGCACCTGGGTGCCGTTGGGGGCATCCTTGGTGCAGGGCCACTGGATGTAGCCAAGCCCGCCGTTTGCATCGAGCTTTTCATAGGTCGCTTCCGCATACTTGGGCGAGAGCGAGATCAGCTCGTTCCATATCTCCCTGGTGTTGTTGTAGCGCATGGGATAGCCCATGGCTGTGGACAGACGGCAGATGATGTCCCAGTCCACCTTTACATCGCCCTGCGGTTCCACAGCCTTGTAGAAGCGCTGGAAACCACGGTCGGCAGCAGAGTACACGCCTTCGTGCTCGCCCCACGTGGTGGTGGGAAAGATCACGTCGGCCACGGCTGCTGTCTTGGTCATAAAGCAGTCCTGCACAATAAGCAGGTCAAGCTTGCTGAAGCCGCTGCGTACGCCGGAAAGGTCGGGTTCTGTCTGCAAGGGGTCTTCACCCATGCAGTAGAATGCCTTCAGCCTGCCAGCAGAAGCGCTTGCGGCGACTTCACTCAGGAAATGACCCACCTTGGGGGACATTTTTTCAACAGGAACCCCCCAGGCCTTGGCGAATTTTTCGCGCATGGCCGGGTCTGTCACGCTCTGGTAGCCCACAAACACATTGGGCAACGCGCCCATGTCGCAGGCGCCCTGCACGTTGTTCTGCCCGCGCACCGGAGCAACGCCGGTGTGGGGTTTGCCTATGTTGCCGGTAATCAGCGCCATGGAGGTCAGTGCCCGTACGGTCTCCACGCCCTGATAGAACTGGCATACGCCCATGCCCCAGTAAATGCCCGCCCCCTCTGGGGCAGTGGCATACATGCGGGCGGTCTTGCGGATGGTTTCGGCATCAATGCCCGTGATTTCCGTAACCGCTT contains:
- a CDS encoding molybdopterin molybdotransferase MoeA, whose amino-acid sequence is MNRALHSFAADAQPHVSALPERESLPLEEALEFLLQRTPTVAESEEVPLFDADGRICFAHMRAELPQPPYNRVQVDGYALRSSDIASATAERPAMLLVTQHLYAGDAPGQPLEPGQAARVTTGAVLPPGADCVVWQEDTLADGQTVVISRSLAAMRNCRMCGQDMERGSTLAESGDVLHSGTLSLLAGQGHTHVRVFRRPRVSLLATGSELVLPGAPLPQGGVYNISSTLLGVRLRKMGTRILRMMTRGDNRQALQELLAEMLAESDLVITTGGASVGPKDLVPGIASEIVAEQGGSMLFQSLRLKPGSMTLAAALPQTLLLGLSGNPVAAAATFGLLAVPVLKKMGGATRFAPLRQKAVARNDFGSCRKDERRIVLARLEGRDVYFARDAQRMGQPALCDDCNCFVDIPAGSAPLRKGMEVDVILA
- a CDS encoding formate dehydrogenase accessory sulfurtransferase FdhD is translated as MKQPPDASISIERTITRVGPQGRREVMDILLREERYELVCNGTCVAELHCMPSLLRALAVGRLRTLGLLHEISALRALSIDEQNRVIEASVAESPAPAVSAPSDVRLAAAQVHALQLAFNERCDLFRATGAAHSCALATPNGLLLFCEDIARHNALDKVIGAMLLQGLSPDGKILIFSGRLASDMLSKVVACGVRLLIAPGAPSLTSVEMAEAHGITLLGFVRRDNINIYTCPQRIC
- the fdhF gene encoding formate dehydrogenase subunit alpha; this translates as MKKVIEVCPYCASGCKINLLVENGRVVGAEGANGLTNQGALCLKGLYGWDFINDTKILTPRVKNPMIRRKRGGEFEAVSWDTAIDYTASRLMAIKEEFGPDSIMVSGSSRSTGNETNYIMQKFARAALGTNNVDCCARVUHGPSVAGLQQSVGNGAMSNSIVEIEDTKCLFIFGWNPADSHPIIARRVVKAKEKGATIIACDPRKIETARIADLHVPLKNGSNVAFVNALMNVIINEGLADREFIERYTTGFEELKAIVDNYPPEAVTEITGIDAETIRKTARMYATAPEGAGIYWGMGVCQFYQGVETVRALTSMALITGNIGKPHTGVAPVRGQNNVQGACDMGALPNVFVGYQSVTDPAMREKFAKAWGVPVEKMSPKVGHFLSEVAASASAGRLKAFYCMGEDPLQTEPDLSGVRSGFSKLDLLIVQDCFMTKTAAVADVIFPTTTWGEHEGVYSAADRGFQRFYKAVEPQGDVKVDWDIICRLSTAMGYPMRYNNTREIWNELISLSPKYAEATYEKLDANGGLGYIQWPCTKDAPNGTQVLYAQPDGSIKFETPDGLGHLFTVEWVPPVEKISSEFPLVLSTVREVGHYSCRSMTGNCKALAALADEPGFVQMNDKDAEALGIRDHELVWVQSHHSKVITRAQTSPRTNQGAVYMTYQWWIGACNELVGEVLSPITKTPEYKYVPVRVEKIEDQTWAESHVVQVYSELKQRLRKEKANGSAQKIPA